The Periophthalmus magnuspinnatus isolate fPerMag1 chromosome 12, fPerMag1.2.pri, whole genome shotgun sequence region TTCGGAAAATGgggctgggtgatatgacaagtttttgttttttcatgatttCATCATGAGTTTCAATTTTAATTTGCCTTGATTAAAAATAGCTTTcagtattaatttcctgaacataaacaatacagacttaaTCATTGCCATAGACCCAAACATATCTTTGACGATTTTAAAAATGACTAAACCTGGTTTCAAATTCAGataattgcacagccctgtgTGAGGAAGATAAAAGATTTGGTCAAGTTTTTGTTTCGAATTGAAGAAATGTTATGACACTACATGGACAAGGATTCACGAGAGATTTACTAAGGTGAAGATGCACATTGGATGTTTGGAGCCATGACAAAGAATTTAAATGAATTGACCTTTAGCCAGGgaaaaaaaatggcaaaaaactaAACGGATGACTTTTGGCAGAACACCCATAAAAGTGAAATCAGGCTGATATGGCATTTGGACGTttgcaaaaagtatttattgtgtAATGCTGGACTGACTTCCACATTTGGTCATGGTGTACGGGTAGTAGGGCAGCAGAACAGAAAATGCATTAGAGGAAGCAGATGGTCATTACTAATATAAGGGATATCCAACATGCTTACAAAAACCTTGATTTGCTTACTTTGCGCAGCGATTAAGTTTTATGGGATTATGGGAACACTTCAGTCTGTGCACCATATTTTTCTTCTTAGGAaaagttaaagcagacctattatgcaaaatcaactttttaagcTTTAACTatctttccccttctcatttatcctctctaagttgtatttagcatgattcatgcatgtttgaataaactCTGTACACCTGTTTTCatcccccgttttcaccaccattGGCGtaagcccactgctctgtatttactttgttctctaattttattttcttactgaTGATACACGTAGGCTTCAGCAGCGTTGCAGtctttttggtacaaatgaaaaaaatcagctACTCACTAGCGTTATTTGCAGCCTTCCATCAGAGGTGCCAatagctctttgttgtgatgatgtttacggcgatgtcTGCTCCCTTTGGGCACCAGTTCTCTAACGTGGAAggcagctgacttgtttcttttattacgttgttttagatcaatattgctaattaaaatgtccaaattataacgtaatgattCATGGGGCAGCTCTGAGGGCAGCATTTGGCCCCGGGACCACAGTCTGAACACCCCTACCATAAATGTTACATTGcaacctttatttggttgataatgcattttaaaagtcaaaatgtaCAATAGTAATGATTTATTAAATGATCAATTAAACACTGACTAgtcaactactaaaataatcattagttggaGCCTTAATTTAAAGAATTTTGGATCCTGGTATAATTCTCTCTACTTTATTGAATTCACCTTACATTAATATTACTATAGCTTTTAACTTGGAGGTTATCAAAGTTCTTTTTATGTTGATTCAGCTTAAGAAGCTGCAGCCAGTCTCTATAATACCTCCTTGCATAATTAAAGTAACCTTCCACTTGGCTAGATCCTTAGCTTTAAAAGGTTTCCCATTTTGTCATCATTTAAACCTTCAACCGCgctattttattttgatggaTAAATGAACTAGTTGAGATTCTGCAGGTCCTATTTCCTTAAGTATAGATTTCTCCAGCGCTGGTTTATTGGACGCAGTGAAACCTTATCACGACCAAACTGAGAGAGGATTCGAGGCTAGCATGTGATTACTGTCAGTCAATCAAAGCTAGCTAAACGGCTCAGTTTTTTTAAGATTGTGTTAGATTTCACTACTGGTTATCTAAGCTGTCCAACTCAGACCTTATCTTGTATACTCCGTTTTCTATAATGGAAAAATGTAGTCGACTAAGAATTTCTTTCAACTACAGAATTGAGTAATTTGTTATTAAACACGTATTACTATAAagacagttcctttaaataaaACCTGTCACAACTATATTATCGCACAGATATTGATACTGGGATATTACTAATCCTAACACAGTTGTTTCTCACCagcttttaaatatattttatataaaaagctaaatcaactttttgagctttcaaccatgtcataacattgttccctcatcaaatcacatgcctgaagtggttttctgAACCATTCTTGCATGTTAaactttttaatgttgtttttggtgaatttaGCATATTCAAaccaacaaaaggtaacatggggatctaaatatgttgtgtttaacaattaataccctatagaagtataATACCCACTCTTTAAGGATATCTATTTGACAATACTGGTACAGGGGTGAGGTCCACATTGTGCTGTGcatttaatcaaatttgaattatGTTTGAGATTTATTTCTAATTGTGAATCATGATCAACCAATTTGAGAAATGCCCAGCCCTAGGTCAACATACCggtgtatatatacagtacaaggATAGTGGGacttgtagttgtagtaatactTGAATGTTTCTTGTAGCTGTAATTCCTCACTTCTTTTAACATTCCTGGCTACTTCACAAGACAAAAGTAAGCCTGATAATTCCTGTCTGGAGATAGCCTTTGGCTGTGTGGGCCTTTGGGAAGAGGTAGTCCATGTCTAAGGACCTCTGTATCTACTGACACAGACATTAAGCATGGGAAACTGTTCCGGAAAATCCAATGACCTCAAAGAGTGATAAagtgtgttgttttaaaaaaatacagtccGATGCTACTATGAAACTCTTCCActattgttttggaaataagAGGAGTGATTATTGTGCAGACTAAAGATGCTgataaaacatgtctgtgtgGTTTTGAGTCAGCGGTGTGGAAGTGGTCTAACCTTGTCAACCGCTTAGCCAAATTATTGCAGTTATCATAAGGCATgtacaattgatactttgcagccaATGTCATCAACATACACTGGGGGtatgaagctaactggagggactgctctgtctgaagctgtgttactcaagttagcctttatctgagctttattttaacacaatctcatgagaaagagctgatttagttCAAACTGCAGGTCAGATGATTTGTGCTCTTAAACAAATCTCTCAGACATAAAACTACAGTCACAAACTAGCTAGCACTTTgcgtacaaattgtgctatacaaatacatttgccttgcctagcattagccaactgtttttcCATTAGTCGCACTCACTTCTTTTTATTGGACATCAAATGCCTAAATGGGACCATCAACACTCGCATTGATGAAAATGtgttcttgagttttcagacaattttaTTTACTATAGAattttctaaaaataacctgtgtCGTCAACATggaactcactgctacttcctgtatttttgtacttgtcaactttttttccacaaacttccaattgactgatgtaaaactatgataaatatttaccacaggtactatcccaaaaaaacatacactttAAAGAAACTTGTGCTTGGTTGATCCATTCCAGCTAAATTTAtatcaaaatatacaaaagggtGAAAATAAGGAAAATGGCATGTTCTTCTTCACAAAATTAACTAACGCTGCAAGATGTGAGAAATCTTCTTTGAGAGATACTTGTGACCTTTTAAGAGTTAGAGGAAGGCATCGGCTGTGTCTGGAGATAGTATTTGCAGGGGCCGGTAGTGGTCCTTCTCTCTGAGTGGGGAAGTGATAAGTGTCCAGATAGCACACATTTCTGCTCAGGAAGGATCAAAAGTGTGTTCATTGTGTTGTCATGTCAATACATTTGTGtagtatttttgattttttctcACACTATTGACATGTATATTAAtgtaacatgttttttcatCAACAACAGCATATACAAAAGATATGATGAGTCATTGATTATTTAATGTGTTGGTGTAACCAGACAATGCAAGAGACTAACCTTAATATAccggttgtttttttttgttttttagtaaaataaattcaaaaaacatatgtaaatcTGTTTGGAGCAGACATGACACAACTGATAAGTACCAGACCAGTACCTAAACAATTCCTAtgttttgtcattattatttgcTACCTATTCCTGTATTTGTCTATTTTGGTACCAACTTTCGCTACCTTTTTGCATTTCAATATGATGGCATTTTAACGTTGCTTCTATACCGTAGTGGTACCTTTTAaatgatacccagccctagACACATCAAAGCAATTAATTTGAACACCATTATCTTGACACTAATGTTGCTTTCATGAGGTGTCGGATGAATTGTAAATGCAACTTTCCGAGTGGAAGTTGTACGTGAAGTTGTTTGCTCAAGTTTGAGAAATGAGTTGTTCTTACTACTTCTAGGATTCCCAAGTTGTGATGTCGAGGTGTTGGTAGTCAAAATAGAGTTCACAGCAAGTAAAAGATGGAAAGATATTTTGAACTACTGTAGGCAGTAGTTTCTGCTCAAAACATTGAATCTAAAATGGATACAGAGTTCTCAGCTTCCAACCAAAaacacccaaacacacacagatcgaGTGAACAAGTCCTGCCCTTGAAATCTCTTATCCAACCTGCCTGACTTGCACATGAAAGCAGCATACATTTTTGGTGATGGAAAAGCCTGGTTTAACCTTTTGCATTGTCTGATCCTTCATGTATGTTCTCATGATCACACCATTTGTTTTCTTATCAGATGAAAGCGGGCAGCGTCTTCTTTCATTTGAAAGAtgattttagtatttatttgacTACTGACTCATACCATGTTTACCATCAGTTTGCTTTTCTTTTCATCCTTttgcactgtgtgtgtgttgttcttgtgtgtcTGTCCTCCATAGCAATTGCTCAGATCTTTGGGGGCTAGGCTCAGGCCACACGATAGAGCAGTGGGAGTCTGCAGGCATGTACGGATACCAGGACCACGGCAGGTGAATGCATCCTTTTACAAGCTCTCCGCCATTTAAATTACTGTCTGATCTAATCTATTATCTATTAGTTTAATACATATACACGATACTGCCTACGCTCTGTTTGGTAGTCCTAACATATTTCACCATATAAAATACATGGAAAGTAGGCTGTACTAAATGGCATGCTGACAGGGGTACTTGCTGTTTACTTGAAAATTCTAATTTAGAGTAGATCTTTTGTTTAATGATGAGGTGgataatagaataaataaattgataagAGCCAGTTTCCATCTTGACCAAAATCTAGACTGGTTATTGTGGTGAGAGAAAATGCCACTTTGTTATAAATGTTACCTTTTTTAATAGTTAACAAGTCTTGTTGGGTGCATTttagcttttctggtggtggtggaaacgccacctgcttgtttcagaGTCTGAAAAGATGTTGgcgctttgccttgaatgttccaaagAATTGTGGAGAACTTGGCCATGTTGCATTTATACATTTCTTTTATTGTCAAAACAACATTGAAAAAcctgatttctttttttaattttattttttgtaatgtgGCCAGGCtcacctgtccacagatctggcctataATGTGtcctggtggcatcatctgcttatctccgtggagatgaataagtgtaatgtcatactgtacaTAAtctgtccatggagacaagcagtcgatggaccctccaccagaaaggttacatggtgcatcttttAAGACCTTGTTAATAATCAAAGATTATTAGTACTCTGCTTTTCACTATATTGCATAACCAGTTCCCACCATGGCCAAAAATCTAAAACTTTCTGGATCAAAAACCCTTTAACACCATAATATAAACCCCATCTCTCACCCATGCCCCCTCACCCCCTGACAGGTCACTGGACGGCCGCCTCCAGGTGTCTCATCGTAAGGGCCTGCCCCACGTCATCTACTGCCGCTTGTGGAGATGGCCCGACCTGCACAGCCACCACGAGCTGCGCGCCATCGACACCTGCCAGTATGCCTTCAACCTCAAGAAGGACGAAGTGTGCGTCAACCCCTACCATTACCAGAGAGTGGAGACGCCTGGTAATTATCCTCCAGACATGTGCTTCATAAAACACCGCCAGCTCAGTCCCTCAAGGTGTCCCCTGTCAAGGCTGTAATCATTGAACCTGCAGATGGAGACTTTGTACTGTTCTATTTTtcagatttatatatatttatattttatatagcTCTTAGGGCTACAGCGGTTAGTcgattataaaaaataatcgTAGTCATATTATCACAatcattatctggactatacGAACGCATATGAAAAGACCTCTTGATGGTAAAAGATGgtagcatttttaaatagagtttgcaattttagtatcatgatgACACCATtttgattctgataccacaatgataaaaaacaaaactctatttagacaatggaatgccattttcaacattaaattgtacttttatttatagtaccatgtggccttatatgtgTAATCCTTAGGTTccgtaggttccatagtggtccgtaCTAGGTgtgattttatatttgttctgatacagctcaagatcattctaaagctgttcaggaaagcttcatttccatcttttgaatgtgacttttagtaTCGATCAATATCTTTTTTGTGagacttttgacaaccctattgaatcaaagtgtcaaaaaaaaaaaaagaataatttcCATTTTCATTAATAGTACACTTTATTCATAAACAATCTGTCTGGAAGCCCTCAGTCatcacatttcaacattttatttagttgaaaatgtatttaacaatagaaataattgtttaAGCAGTTGACTAATTAAAAAGATTATCGCTGACTAGTTGACAACAAAAATACGTTTACATCAATACAACTACCATGGCTGTAAAGATAAAAAGTAAGCACTCAGATATGAAACCAAGTCTTTTAAAGAGATAGTTATTAAATGTACCAAATACCCAACATAGATCGACAGACTGGGGTGATCGATAAAGacaaaaatcttttaaaaattttaaaaatatctaaatactgttaacaataatgcaaaaaaCTACCAGAAATGTGCCAAAACATACATGTAAGTAAATTTGTTGAGGTCTAGCAGCTTTCACAGctttcaaagaccagagcagagtttgtcGTCAtgttaatgctaacaactagcatgctaaccatgcacttcctcatgtcagacaataaaactctttatcattagatgcagataataaacagacacattttgaacaaatacatggaaaaaatctaaTACAGGGCCTTAGTTTAGGCcctgtaacagatttttttccatgtattgaTTACACTTGATTCATGATGGAAATTACTTGGAACACAGTAgctcaaaagatataatataaaaagtagcattttatatataaaatgataTGTAAAATGTTGCAAAATTTGTCAATTATGTTGACCAGAGCAAAATTGCTTTGTGCTTCAGTGCTGCCCCCAGTGTTGGTACCACGCCACACAGAGATTCTGACCGAGCTTCCTCCTCTAGACGATTTTGCAAATTCTATCCCTGAAAACACCAACTTCCCAGCTGGAATCGACCCTCCCAACAATTACATACCAGGTGAGACATACACTTCAGTTTAGACAAGTTTGTTTTGTAACTGACATACTCTTTCAGGATCTTGAAATAATGTAATTCGCCTAGTGTCTGatctgttatgtttcctcatcaaaaacataccaggagttgttttgtttcagccacacatgtttaacacacaaatcttgcatatttaggctgagttcttttctcagatGTAAAACCTGTCATGTGATAATgcagtgctccactgtgttattAAACTCCATAGATCTTCACCAGGATGATTTGGaccatttcagccctggaatttccattttctactgaactaaatgtgaaacagagcattttgagctttaattaatccttttttttattagtcCATCTACATCTCTAAGGTATGATTTTAATGGTTTAACAACATAACATTaaagcttaaagctcacaagagtcaattttgtgcaatacaagaacttttaattcacaaaatgcaagcagggtttttttgttgtcattgctcaagggtggtgtgtctgaaaaaagtTTTAGAAGCACTGTTTTTAGCTAGACACCCTAATTGAGCTATTAGCAGTCTAAGCTTTGAATAGAGCGACTGGGAACAGCTTTTAGGTAAATCATTGCAAGGTTGACTTCTTACTGGGAacattttgtaatgttttttgacTTTAGTGTACAAGTTGAATCAGTGGTCTCACCAGTATTTTTACCAGACGCACCAGACTAATTAGATTATCTATTCAGTGCTTTTTGGAGTTGCGATTTACAAAATTATAAACTCTGTTGTATTTTCattgctttgttttgctttgattgTATACAGAGACTCCGCCACCCGGATACATAAGTGAGGATGGCGAGACCAGTGACCAGCAGATGAATCAAAGTATGGAATCAGGTAGGCTAATATTAAGTACTTGTGCAATGTACACGAACAGTGATGGTGTGTAAGTGACCAGTTTGTTTGTGGAGATTAGCAAAATGTCAAAGGTTAATAACATCCCATTTCTGTCTTCTAGGGTCTCCATCAGAATTGTCCCCAAGTACTTTATCTCCAGTCAGCCATGGACTAGGTATGGAAAGAAAGTATTAAGatcaaacttgattttaattTAGGCATGAATACATTTAACATTCTTAGTAATTTCAGTCTCATTTCAGTGCCCTTATTAATtaaccataaaaaaacaaactgtacattttttaaagaacacattgaggattattcaaacatgcatgaatcactcaaattacaacttcaggtgaggtTAAAGATGAGGGTGCGTTTTTggaacatgattaaaagctcttcaAAATCAACTTAGTGTTTTTTAGTTGATGAGTGCCATATCATCAATATATGGATTTAGAATACTTCCAAAAATCTAGGTTTCTAATAATTTGCATGATTGGTCCTTGTCCTCCCTCACAGACCTCCAGCCGGTCACCTACAGCGAGCCGGCGTTCTGGTGTTCTATAGCCTACTACGAGCTCAACCAGCGAGTGGGAGAGACCTTTCACGCTTCGCAGCCATCACTGACTGTCGATGGCTTCACTGACCCCTCCAACTCTGAACGCTTTTGTCTAGGACTACTCAGCAACGTCAACAGGAACGCAACTGTGGAGATGACAAGGAGGCACATAGGTACAGGCACAGTAtgatacattttacataaagacATTAGctaaataatatgaataattaaaacatttttcccTGTGTTTCATTAGATTTGTCATTTATGTTTATAAAATGAAGATTCAGTTCAAGTTCTAAATGCAGCCATGATTTGAGCATGGGAAATGACTAGAAagtataaatgacaaaaaatatcaaactcTATTTTAATTCTAAGGAGAGGGCTTGATACAATATTGATGCACAATGATACAGGaatgttcttttataatgatataatgtaatttttcaacacaaaatgatcacactttcattttacattgttttaaacTGGTACTGATGTAGGTCAAGACCATTCAGTATGAAATgaatagttttgatactagttttggtatcaatGAGTATCTGCGCATCAACACTTTTCACAGTTGCTTCTCATACAATAATCCCATGCAATCCAGAGAATGTGTTGATTTAAAAGAGTTggcaggttttatacataaaaCCTCATGGAGACAAAGGGAAATTTAGTTCTTTAGACATTGTGTTACCTAAATATTTTGCAGCTTTTACAACCATTCAGATTTCAGTGTGATTGCTACTAATCTAATAGCCCTTTTTATtaccttttttaaaattgtCTTTCTTGTCTCATGATTTTTTTGCTACACTTTTCTTGAGGACCGTCTTGGTTGACCCCTGCATTTCTCTGCTTTCAGGTCGCGGCGTACGATTGTATTACATTGGAGGAGAGGTCTTTGCCGAGTGCCTCAGTGACAGTGCCATTTTTGTTCAGAGCCCCAACTGCAACCAACGATACGGCTGGCACCCGGCCACAGTCTGCAAGATACCATCAGGTTTTGAAACACGCATGCCTACTTGCATTTATCTTTAAGTATGCTATATAAACAAGGTCATGCATAAGTATAATTTGTCAGGACATGTGGAGGGTATATATTAAGTTTGTTGAACATGGTAGCGGGGATGAGGGAGCAATGGAGGAACACTGATGTCATCCACAATGTGCTTGTGTTTCTCAActcccacacacacagtgactCATCTGTACCCGTCTTAACTTTCAACATTTCAGTCATGGCCAAACAAGCAGTGTGATATGTAGCATTAGGGTGGCAGTACTTGCATAGGGTTGCACTGTTAGAAAATATTAACAACGCAAGTGGATAGTTTACATCGGACTCTTCATTATCttctttttgtatttgtcttttATAGGCTGCAATTTGAAGATCTTCAATAACCAGGAATTTGCAGCACTCCTGGCCCAGTCTGTCAACCAGGGCTTTGAGGCTGTGTACCAGCTAACAAGGATGTGCACCATCAGAATGAGCTTTGTGAAGGGCTGGGGAGCAGAATACAGGTGCCAACTGTTGCAAATATACTTTTCCTACTTTCGTTACTCTCATTTCATAATCATCTGTTCACCTATTACCTTTTACACATATATGTAGCTTGGGAATGCACCATCAGATATCTGATCTGTGTGAAAATCTAAACCTGAATAAGGACCAGAGGGCACCCGCTCACAtgtgaatgcatgtttttcaaaacagtttcaagcaataaaacacccGTAATTAAGTAGATGAAAGATGGATACATTTACCGCAATGCTGTGGCAAAcctgaaaggttacatagtgcattgcTAAATGCTAATGAGTCAAATTATGTAGTAGGGGGAACTGACCCAAACCTCACTAGTGTGTTTGGCATTATTGCCATGTATAatactactgggaaattttgatttgtttcttgttttgcattttcttcTGCAGAAGACAAACTGTCACCAGCACTCCCTGTTGGATTGAGCTCCATCTCAATGGCCCCCTCCAGTGGTTGGACAAGGTGTTGACTCAAATGGGTTCCCCTTCAGTCCGCTGCTCCAGTATGTCTTAAACTGAGTCATCAAATGCTGACACAtgtaaacaggaagtcaaaAAAGAGACAGATCTGTCAAGTCCACTCCAAAATGGGGGAAAAGACTATGGATCTTTGATAGATAGACGGGATAAACACGGATCAGTGTGGGCCAAACGTCAGCGTGACATTCCAGTCATCTCGGGACATATTCAACCTTTACAATTTCCAAACTAATTGATGTCATAATGGACCAAACGTTTTTACTGGATGCTCCAAAACACTAAACACAGTGTCGACAGAACTGTTTTGGCAGTAATTTATGCATGTAACTCACTCAACATACTTAGTAGGCTCATGTCACCTTGTTATTCCATGCAGTTTGTCGTTTTCTTTTGCAGAAACATTCATATAGAAGGCTTTTTCTCGGGTTACCTTTTTAAACCAAAGCCAACTAACAGCAACCTATCAATTAATAGAGATTTTAAatcattaagtcattttattgGAATATTTGTCAATGACCAGCCCAATATTatcaatgttatttttatttttttctgagtgACCGATGTTGAAACGAGTTTTGGCCAGATTTGGCTTAAATGATGTAGATGCCTTCTTGAGTGGCTAACCAGCAAACATAACTGGAATGTATAAGCTACAGGCTATTGAAAACAACTGTGTCGATTGACTCATGATAATTAGACgcaaaaatctacaaaatttTCCCAGTTTTCTATAGTTCTTTGAGACCCAACAAATTGCACTATACTTTACTTTTGCACATCCTTTTTATTAATAAGGAATGTGCAGTATGGACCTTCACATTTTTGATTGGCACAATGTCCTAAACTAACATGCAGTATTGTCATCTGGTCTTTGCAACATCTAGTTTTACTACTGATGTTCTTAACAGCTTCTATACTGTTATTGCACTGCCCCAAAAATATGCACCCTTAATAATGTTACATGAGTGTTGCAAAATATGCAGCGAGGAATGTTTATGAAGCCCAATGAAAGGCGGAAATGGcagatattttttatacataatTTGTGAAAGAATTCTATGCTCTTTTTTGACCTACATGCCCTTGTTGAATTGGCTTTTATGCTGTTTTGAAATGTCTAAATTGGATTTTCTCTGATCTATAACCAGCTTGTTCAGTATTGTTCAGAATTCTACACCCAAATCTTTCAAGTATTTAAGCTTTAAACGACAAGCTAGGTAAACCACAAATTAATATTACTTTACACATTCTTtgtattttcttatattttctATATATATAGATCTATTTAAAATTTCCCACTTTTCTTTAGAAATCAGTATTTTAGAGTATGCCCTTTATTGCCTGTTATTTTACAATATCACAGCATGATGAAGTAATAATAAACATGATGTACTATATATTGCATTtccactgaaaaaaatgaagtGCGAGCTTTTTGGACACAATTGGCCTTAAGATGCCCCAATTATGCAATTTCTGGAAAAGTGGCTGTTTTGGTTTAAATCAGCTTGTTTGTTAGTACGTACAAAGTATTCCTTTGCTGACAAGATGGATAAGAATATGGTCTTGTATGGCAAAGGCCTTTCTACAACTGCCAGCTGTAAAAATGGTGGGCTCAATTGTCACAaattagtgtttgttttttttttcttttataccGAACATATTATTGAAGACTGTATagattaaactttaaaaaaatctgatgtATTAATCATTACATTTTGCCTTTCAACAGCTCTGGCATTAAAATGACTGTGGGTGTGTTTAAATGCGTACAGGACAGTGTAATATTGGTCTTGGTCCCGTCACTAAAAATATAGCACTTGTT contains the following coding sequences:
- the smad2 gene encoding mothers against decapentaplegic homolog 2 isoform X2, whose product is MSSILPFTPPVVKRLLGWKKSPSGTGGAGSGGIGGVGEQNGGGQEEKWCEKAVKSLVKKLKKTGQLDELEKAISTQNSNTKCVTIPRSLDGRLQVSHRKGLPHVIYCRLWRWPDLHSHHELRAIDTCQYAFNLKKDEVCVNPYHYQRVETPVLPPVLVPRHTEILTELPPLDDFANSIPENTNFPAGIDPPNNYIPETPPPGYISEDGETSDQQMNQSMESGSPSELSPSTLSPVSHGLDLQPVTYSEPAFWCSIAYYELNQRVGETFHASQPSLTVDGFTDPSNSERFCLGLLSNVNRNATVEMTRRHIGRGVRLYYIGGEVFAECLSDSAIFVQSPNCNQRYGWHPATVCKIPSGCNLKIFNNQEFAALLAQSVNQGFEAVYQLTRMCTIRMSFVKGWGAEYRRQTVTSTPCWIELHLNGPLQWLDKVLTQMGSPSVRCSSMS
- the smad2 gene encoding mothers against decapentaplegic homolog 2 isoform X1, coding for MSSILPFTPPVVKRLLGWKKSPSGTGGAGSGGIGGVGEQNGGGQEEKWCEKAVKSLVKKLKKTGQLDELEKAISTQNSNTKCVTIPSNCSDLWGLGSGHTIEQWESAGMYGYQDHGRSLDGRLQVSHRKGLPHVIYCRLWRWPDLHSHHELRAIDTCQYAFNLKKDEVCVNPYHYQRVETPVLPPVLVPRHTEILTELPPLDDFANSIPENTNFPAGIDPPNNYIPETPPPGYISEDGETSDQQMNQSMESGSPSELSPSTLSPVSHGLDLQPVTYSEPAFWCSIAYYELNQRVGETFHASQPSLTVDGFTDPSNSERFCLGLLSNVNRNATVEMTRRHIGRGVRLYYIGGEVFAECLSDSAIFVQSPNCNQRYGWHPATVCKIPSGCNLKIFNNQEFAALLAQSVNQGFEAVYQLTRMCTIRMSFVKGWGAEYRRQTVTSTPCWIELHLNGPLQWLDKVLTQMGSPSVRCSSMS